A genomic segment from Psychrobacter arcticus 273-4 encodes:
- the sdhD gene encoding succinate dehydrogenase, hydrophobic membrane anchor protein, whose product MKSATSLTGSGSRDWIVQRISAVVLAVYSVVLLGFFLTHGDVTYTEWSNFMTSLPMRLFSLVAVLALAGHAWIGMWTVFTDYITTGKLGASAAGLRLVLQTLMIIAVLVFLFWGIMIFWGNGFGVVAV is encoded by the coding sequence ATCAAAAGCGCAACCAGTCTAACCGGCTCAGGTTCACGTGATTGGATTGTCCAGCGTATCAGTGCGGTGGTCTTGGCAGTTTACAGTGTGGTGCTACTGGGCTTCTTTTTGACCCATGGCGATGTCACTTATACTGAATGGTCAAACTTTATGACTAGCCTACCAATGCGTCTGTTTAGCTTAGTGGCAGTTCTAGCCCTTGCCGGTCACGCATGGATTGGCATGTGGACCGTATTTACTGACTATATCACTACAGGCAAACTGGGCGCGAGCGCAGCGGGTCTACGTCTGGTATTACAGACCTTAATGATTATTGCCGTTTTAGTATTTTTATTCTGGGGCATCATGATTTTTTGGGGTAATGGCTTCGGTGTCGTTGCTGTTTAA
- a CDS encoding acyl-CoA thioesterase — MELFNQTSIVNTLDNHRPDALSHYPIIHQQPIHWGEMDAFNHLNNVVYYRYAESARIGYLQALGMFDGNMVTVLAQSSCQYLRPVTYPDTLLLGVRCQRLGTTSIAIEYSYYSTAQAAIVATADAVIVRLDSNGQDKMPWTDEERERLLALEATFGHIPKV; from the coding sequence ATGGAACTTTTTAATCAAACATCTATAGTTAATACTTTGGACAATCATCGTCCTGACGCGCTATCGCATTATCCAATTATTCATCAGCAGCCGATTCATTGGGGTGAAATGGATGCCTTTAATCACCTAAATAATGTGGTGTACTACCGTTACGCTGAGTCAGCCCGTATTGGCTACTTGCAAGCGCTTGGCATGTTTGATGGCAATATGGTGACGGTATTAGCACAATCCAGCTGCCAGTATTTACGCCCAGTGACTTATCCGGATACCTTGTTATTAGGCGTGCGTTGCCAGCGCTTAGGCACGACCAGCATTGCGATAGAGTACAGCTATTATAGTACAGCACAAGCTGCCATCGTTGCGACCGCGGATGCAGTTATAGTGCGCTTAGATAGCAATGGTCAAGATAAAATGCCATGGACTGATGAAGAGCGTGAACGGCTGCTAGCACTAGAGGCAACATTTGGCCATATCCCAAAAGTCTAA
- a CDS encoding replication-associated recombination protein A, with protein sequence MPPNFHADTPLAQRMRPTTLDTIIGQEHLLAVGAPLRRLVEQGHLPSIILHGEAGIGKTTIAMLLADAVGRPFHALSALNTGVKQLREVLDSKDSLSFESPVVFIDEIHRFNKAQQDALLGAVESGDITLIGATTENPSFSVNNALLSRCQVYRLEPLTPEQISAVLQRALLEDNVLKQLSIDLQAQQTISQLAHGDARKSLNLLELAIQTADTKQSPIIIDDALVARVAQTALVRYDKDGEQHYDIVSAMIKSVRGSDPDAALYWMARMLVGGEPADFIARRLVILASEDIGNANPNALLLADAALRSVQSIGMPEARIILGQVVVYLATSAKSNSTYNAINAAMSLAEKDASPVPLHLRNGVTKLMRQQGYGQDYVYPHNYPNHYYAQNYLPDKLIGTRFYEFADNQREQHSKQFVDWLKSQAASND encoded by the coding sequence ATGCCGCCTAATTTTCATGCTGATACGCCCTTAGCCCAACGTATGCGTCCGACCACGCTTGATACCATCATTGGCCAAGAGCATTTGTTGGCAGTCGGTGCTCCATTACGGCGCTTGGTGGAACAAGGACACCTGCCCTCTATCATTTTGCATGGGGAAGCAGGTATTGGAAAAACAACCATTGCCATGTTGCTTGCCGATGCCGTTGGCAGACCGTTTCATGCGTTGTCCGCGCTAAATACTGGGGTTAAACAGTTACGCGAGGTATTAGATAGTAAGGATTCGCTAAGCTTTGAGTCGCCTGTAGTATTTATTGATGAGATACATCGTTTTAATAAAGCGCAGCAAGATGCCTTACTCGGTGCAGTTGAGTCTGGCGATATTACCTTGATTGGCGCGACCACTGAAAACCCTTCTTTTAGTGTCAATAATGCGCTGTTATCACGTTGCCAAGTCTATCGCTTAGAACCATTGACGCCTGAGCAAATCAGCGCGGTATTACAGCGTGCGCTTTTGGAAGACAATGTTCTTAAGCAACTGTCCATCGACCTACAAGCACAGCAAACCATCAGCCAATTGGCGCATGGAGATGCTAGAAAGTCTCTCAATTTATTGGAGCTAGCGATTCAAACAGCTGACACTAAGCAATCACCGATCATCATCGACGATGCATTGGTCGCTCGGGTCGCTCAGACAGCACTCGTACGCTATGATAAAGATGGTGAGCAGCATTATGATATTGTCTCCGCCATGATAAAGTCTGTGCGTGGCTCAGACCCCGATGCTGCGCTATATTGGATGGCACGAATGCTCGTTGGCGGAGAGCCAGCTGATTTTATCGCGCGGCGCTTGGTGATTTTGGCCAGTGAAGATATCGGTAATGCCAACCCCAATGCCTTACTCCTCGCTGATGCTGCCCTACGTAGTGTACAATCTATCGGCATGCCAGAAGCACGTATTATCTTGGGGCAAGTAGTGGTATATCTGGCAACCAGCGCAAAAAGCAACAGTACATACAACGCTATCAATGCCGCAATGAGCTTAGCAGAAAAGGATGCCTCACCTGTGCCGCTACATTTGCGTAATGGCGTGACTAAGTTGATGCGTCAGCAAGGCTATGGACAAGATTATGTCTATCCGCATAACTATCCTAACCATTATTATGCGCAAAACTATTTACCAGATAAGTTGATAGGCACGCGCTTTTATGAATTTGCGGACAATCAACGTGAACAGCATAGTAAGCAGTTTGTTGATTGGTTAAAAAGCCAAGCCGCCAGCAATGACTAA
- the hemC gene encoding hydroxymethylbilane synthase, producing the protein MSTMQQPALTTLNIATRQSPLALWQAEHIRDRLLVLYPEMTINLLKIVTKGDKILDTPLAKIGGKGLFVKELEQALYDKQADIAVHSLKDVPMDLPEGLTLGVYCKRASPTDAFVSNTYHSIDELPQGAVVGTASLRRQCQIKAYRADLQIKTLRGNVGTRLSKLDAGEYDAIILATSGLQRLELNARIRSELDIDICLPAVGQGALAIECRADDDEVLKLLAPLNDDKARIRLIAERALNRHLQGGCQVPIAAYAVLQKADALAADNDDNGSVSNNNDAGDTLWLRGRVGQEDGSELLKVEKRQTLTGSQAEQEAQANQLGIEVAEMLLEAGAGAILSAIYHPE; encoded by the coding sequence ATGAGCACCATGCAGCAACCTGCTTTGACTACCTTAAATATTGCCACGCGCCAGAGCCCATTGGCATTATGGCAAGCTGAGCATATTCGTGATCGGCTACTAGTGTTGTATCCTGAGATGACGATTAACCTGCTAAAAATCGTCACTAAGGGTGACAAAATTTTGGATACGCCACTGGCAAAAATTGGCGGTAAAGGTTTGTTCGTCAAAGAGCTTGAGCAGGCATTGTATGACAAGCAGGCAGATATTGCGGTGCACTCTCTAAAAGATGTGCCCATGGATTTACCAGAAGGCTTGACGTTAGGTGTTTATTGCAAGCGTGCCTCGCCAACCGACGCTTTTGTTTCCAACACTTATCATAGTATCGATGAATTGCCACAAGGTGCGGTAGTCGGTACAGCAAGTTTGCGTCGTCAGTGTCAAATCAAAGCTTATCGTGCAGATTTGCAAATTAAAACCCTGCGCGGCAATGTCGGTACGCGTTTAAGCAAGTTAGATGCTGGCGAGTATGATGCTATTATTTTGGCGACTAGTGGTCTACAGCGTCTTGAGCTTAATGCACGTATTCGCAGCGAATTGGATATCGATATATGTTTGCCAGCGGTTGGGCAAGGTGCGTTAGCGATTGAATGCCGCGCAGATGATGACGAAGTATTAAAGTTATTGGCACCTCTTAATGATGACAAAGCCCGTATTCGCCTGATTGCTGAGCGCGCATTAAATCGACATCTGCAAGGTGGTTGCCAAGTACCTATCGCCGCTTATGCTGTACTGCAAAAGGCAGACGCATTGGCTGCTGATAATGACGACAATGGCAGTGTTAGCAACAATAATGACGCAGGCGATACCTTGTGGTTGCGTGGTCGCGTTGGTCAAGAAGATGGTAGCGAGCTGCTTAAAGTTGAAAAGCGTCAAACATTAACGGGCAGTCAAGCTGAGCAAGAAGCCCAAGCCAACCAGCTGGGTATCGAAGTTGCTGAGATGCTATTAGAAGCTGGTGCTGGTGCTATTTTGTCAGCGATCTATCACCCTGAATAA
- the ribBA gene encoding bifunctional 3,4-dihydroxy-2-butanone-4-phosphate synthase/GTP cyclohydrolase II produces MSLNTIPEIIEDIRAGKMVILMDDEDRENEGDIIMAATHVRPDDINFMITHARGLVCLTLSQARCQQLALPLMSDRNEAKFSTNFTVSIEAAEGVTTGISAADRARTIQAAVSSSAKPEDIVQPGHIFPIMAQNGGVLHRAGHTEAGCDLARLAGLEPAAVIVEIINADGTMARRDDLEVFAKEHDLKIGTIADLINYRIANEQTVEEIAAHPFETEYGTFTLHRFREFGADETHLALVKGDVSQGVSTVRVHGFHPLRDLFAAKNDTTGRSGWSVRSALEEISTSERGVLVWIGNHEPTDLGDALDKASLNEAMSTITQQPYRSIGVGAQILRHLGVRDMRLLSSPMKFHALSGFDLNVVDCVHAPKQD; encoded by the coding sequence ATGAGTTTAAATACGATTCCTGAGATTATCGAAGACATTCGTGCAGGTAAAATGGTCATCTTGATGGATGATGAAGACCGCGAAAACGAAGGCGATATTATCATGGCAGCGACCCATGTTCGCCCTGATGATATCAACTTTATGATTACCCATGCGCGCGGATTAGTGTGTTTGACCTTATCACAAGCACGTTGTCAGCAATTGGCACTGCCACTCATGTCTGATCGTAATGAAGCAAAATTTAGCACCAACTTTACCGTTTCTATTGAAGCGGCTGAAGGGGTGACGACTGGTATTTCAGCCGCTGACCGTGCTCGTACCATTCAAGCAGCCGTCTCCTCTTCCGCAAAGCCAGAAGACATCGTGCAACCTGGGCATATTTTCCCAATCATGGCACAAAATGGCGGCGTCTTACATCGCGCCGGACATACCGAAGCGGGTTGCGATTTGGCACGTCTTGCGGGACTTGAGCCAGCAGCGGTTATTGTTGAAATTATTAATGCGGATGGCACCATGGCACGCCGCGATGACCTTGAAGTGTTTGCAAAGGAACATGACCTAAAAATCGGTACGATTGCTGATTTGATTAATTACCGTATTGCCAACGAACAGACTGTTGAAGAAATTGCAGCGCATCCCTTTGAGACAGAGTACGGTACCTTTACCTTACATCGTTTCCGTGAGTTTGGTGCTGACGAGACTCATTTAGCTTTGGTTAAAGGCGATGTGAGCCAAGGTGTTAGCACCGTTCGCGTTCATGGTTTTCATCCGTTACGTGACTTGTTTGCCGCCAAGAATGATACCACTGGGCGTAGCGGCTGGAGCGTGCGCTCAGCATTGGAAGAGATTAGCACATCAGAGCGCGGTGTTTTGGTTTGGATTGGTAATCATGAGCCGACTGACCTGGGTGATGCTTTGGATAAAGCGTCATTGAATGAAGCTATGTCTACCATCACCCAGCAACCTTATCGCAGCATTGGTGTTGGCGCGCAGATACTACGCCATCTAGGGGTACGTGATATGCGTCTGTTGTCATCACCGATGAAATTCCATGCCTTATCAGGTTTTGATCTAAATGTAGTTGATTGTGTTCATGCACCAAAACAAGATTAA
- a CDS encoding uroporphyrinogen-III synthase — MSCSSPKSTDSNQPIDTPSLLPQVVINTRPVERAAPLTRHLQAAGMSVIDMPMLTLQPRSTTDNDMILMRQWLAGEYQALVIVSPTAAASGLAIWQLLERERQANGATDKAVEGIEDSLGVLVAPSHLIAVGEATAAVLNEVKLPFASYQVLQPAIANNEGMLSMPEIDSLQAGDKLLVWRGLGGRRLLVDTLQARGVHIDSIAWYERKIPVDAMAQYQQWLQDFDSQNAIGGITISQQAKPIVIVSSGTAFEHWQSIVQATKTLNLAAENQAMSVNVTLELSDFAYVVLGERLANMVAEQHLSYWRVEDLAPETILAAINTTSL; from the coding sequence ATGTCTTGCTCATCACCTAAGTCCACGGATTCAAATCAGCCAATTGATACGCCATCATTGCTGCCGCAAGTCGTCATCAATACGCGCCCAGTAGAGCGTGCTGCACCGCTGACGCGACATTTACAAGCGGCAGGTATGTCGGTCATTGATATGCCGATGTTGACACTGCAACCGCGTTCAACCACTGACAATGATATGATACTGATGCGCCAATGGCTAGCAGGCGAGTATCAAGCACTGGTCATCGTCAGCCCGACAGCGGCAGCCTCAGGTTTGGCTATCTGGCAGTTGCTTGAGCGTGAGCGTCAAGCTAATGGCGCGACTGATAAAGCAGTAGAGGGCATAGAAGATAGCTTGGGGGTTTTAGTCGCGCCAAGCCATCTGATTGCGGTTGGAGAAGCGACTGCTGCGGTGTTAAATGAGGTGAAATTACCCTTTGCTAGCTATCAAGTACTGCAGCCTGCTATTGCTAATAACGAAGGGATGCTATCGATGCCTGAGATTGACAGCCTGCAGGCGGGGGATAAGCTGCTTGTGTGGCGGGGTCTTGGTGGAAGACGATTATTGGTCGATACGCTACAGGCGCGCGGAGTTCATATCGATAGTATTGCTTGGTACGAGCGCAAGATACCTGTCGATGCCATGGCGCAGTATCAGCAATGGCTACAAGATTTCGATAGTCAGAATGCGATAGGTGGCATAACCATATCACAGCAAGCAAAACCCATTGTCATTGTGAGTAGTGGCACAGCATTTGAGCATTGGCAAAGTATCGTTCAGGCTACCAAAACATTAAATTTAGCAGCAGAAAACCAAGCGATGTCAGTCAATGTGACGCTTGAGCTATCAGACTTTGCTTATGTAGTATTGGGCGAGCGCTTAGCCAATATGGTTGCTGAGCAGCATTTAAGTTATTGGCGTGTGGAAGACTTGGCGCCAGAAACCATTCTTGCTGCTATTAATACAACGAGCTTATAA
- the sdhC gene encoding succinate dehydrogenase, cytochrome b556 subunit: protein MPAVKSNRPIDLPLSQVISVNRSPIAIASILHRISGIVLFLLIPVMLWLLQNSLASPESFETVFDNVLVRFLAWIFVAAIAYHFVMGMKHLFADMGMNEELKSGRAASMISFVIAAILIVASFVWVMF from the coding sequence ATGCCCGCTGTGAAAAGCAACCGACCTATTGATCTGCCCCTAAGCCAAGTGATTAGTGTTAATCGATCACCGATTGCGATTGCTTCAATCTTGCATCGTATCTCTGGCATTGTTTTATTCTTACTTATTCCAGTCATGCTGTGGTTATTGCAGAATTCTTTGGCATCGCCTGAGAGTTTTGAAACCGTATTTGATAATGTCCTTGTGCGCTTTTTGGCATGGATTTTCGTCGCCGCCATCGCTTATCACTTTGTGATGGGTATGAAGCATTTATTTGCTGATATGGGCATGAATGAAGAGCTGAAATCTGGCCGTGCCGCCTCTATGATCAGCTTTGTAATTGCAGCGATTTTAATTGTCGCGTCATTTGTATGGGTGATGTTCTAA
- the gltA gene encoding citrate synthase: MADNQATLTVDGKDYQLPITEGTLGPSVIDVAAFQKAGYWTYDPGFMATAPVESKITFIDGGKGELLHRGYPIDQLANNAEYLEVAYALIHGDLPNAEQKADFYEKIRKHMGVHDQLRKFFEGFRRDAHPMAIMVGVVGALSAFYHENLDISNEEHREITAIRLIAKMPTLAAMSYKYSKGEPFMYPRNDFNYAENFLYMMFATPADVNYKTNDVITRAMDKIFTLHADHEQNASTSTVRLAGSTGANPYACIAAGIAALWGPSHGGANEAVLEMLDEIGSVENVPEFMEKVKSREVKLMGFGHRVYKNFDPRAQVMKETCDEVLGALGINDPKLELAMALEKIALEDPFFVERNLYPNVDFYSGIILKAIGIPTSMFTVIFSLARTSGWISHWLEMHSTPFKIGRPRQLYTGETHRDFVKVEDRK, encoded by the coding sequence ATGGCTGATAATCAAGCCACATTGACCGTAGATGGTAAGGATTACCAACTTCCTATTACTGAAGGCACTTTAGGACCGTCAGTTATTGATGTTGCTGCTTTCCAAAAAGCTGGCTACTGGACCTATGATCCAGGCTTTATGGCAACCGCTCCTGTCGAATCAAAAATCACCTTCATTGATGGTGGTAAAGGCGAACTATTGCATCGCGGCTACCCTATCGACCAGTTAGCAAACAATGCAGAATATCTAGAAGTGGCTTATGCACTGATTCATGGTGACCTGCCTAACGCTGAGCAGAAAGCAGATTTCTATGAAAAAATCCGTAAGCATATGGGTGTTCATGATCAATTGCGTAAGTTCTTTGAAGGCTTCCGCCGTGACGCGCATCCAATGGCGATTATGGTTGGTGTCGTTGGTGCTTTATCAGCGTTTTATCATGAAAATTTAGATATTAGCAACGAAGAACATCGTGAGATTACAGCGATTCGTCTTATCGCTAAAATGCCAACGCTTGCCGCTATGAGTTATAAGTACTCAAAAGGCGAACCGTTCATGTACCCACGTAATGATTTCAATTATGCTGAAAACTTCTTATACATGATGTTTGCAACGCCTGCTGATGTTAATTATAAAACCAATGACGTTATCACTCGCGCCATGGACAAAATCTTTACCCTGCATGCTGACCATGAGCAAAACGCATCAACGTCTACCGTACGTCTAGCTGGCTCTACTGGCGCAAACCCTTACGCTTGTATCGCTGCTGGTATCGCAGCATTGTGGGGTCCATCACATGGTGGCGCCAACGAAGCGGTACTTGAGATGCTCGATGAAATCGGTTCTGTAGAAAACGTGCCTGAGTTCATGGAAAAAGTGAAGAGCCGTGAAGTGAAACTGATGGGCTTTGGTCATCGTGTTTATAAAAACTTTGACCCACGTGCACAAGTCATGAAAGAAACGTGTGATGAAGTATTAGGCGCATTGGGTATCAATGATCCTAAGCTTGAGCTTGCAATGGCGCTTGAGAAAATTGCTTTAGAAGACCCGTTCTTCGTTGAGCGTAACCTGTATCCAAACGTTGACTTTTACTCTGGCATTATCTTAAAAGCCATCGGAATCCCAACGTCAATGTTTACTGTCATCTTCTCATTGGCTCGTACCTCTGGTTGGATCAGCCATTGGCTTGAGATGCACAGCACACCGTTCAAAATCGGTCGTCCACGTCAGTTATATACTGGTGAAACGCATCGCGATTTTGTTAAAGTTGAAGATCGTAAATAG
- the sdhA gene encoding succinate dehydrogenase flavoprotein subunit produces the protein MATRQDNTISNIKTLNYDAVIVGGGGSGMRASLHLAEAGMKVAVLTKVFPTRSHTVAAQGGIGASLGNMSNDNWHFHFYDTVKGSDWLGDQDAIEYMCREAPKVVYELEHMGMPFDRNEDGTIYQRPFGGHTSNYGEKAVQRACAAADRTGHALLHTLYQKNLQQGTEFFIEWIALDLIKDDAGNINGVIAIEQETGTVAVFQSPITVLATGGAGRIFAASTNAYINTGDGIGMAVRAGIPLQDMEFWQFHPTGVHGAGVLLTEGCRGEGAILRNKDGEAFMERYAPTVKDLAPRDLVSRSMDQEIKEGRGCGPNADHIVMDMTHLGVETIMKRLPSVFEIGKNFANVDITKEPIPVIPTIHYMMGGIPTTIHGQVIVPDLEAGTDEDGLYAKGNVIKGLYAIGECACVSVHGANRLGTNSLLDLLVFGRAAGKHIVDEFHHADHNYKPLDPRVLDYTVSRLDKLQQSTSGYNAQDVADEIRATMQTHASVFRTQAMMDEGVAKILALGDKIDQIHLADKSQVFNTARIEAFEVANLYEVAKATMISAAQRHESRGAHSVSDYDRPEDDAYAPNGRNDNDWMKHTLWYSEGNKIIHKPVRKVPLTVDYIEPKVRVY, from the coding sequence ATGGCAACTAGACAAGACAATACCATTAGCAATATCAAAACCCTAAACTATGACGCGGTCATCGTTGGTGGTGGCGGTTCAGGTATGCGTGCATCATTGCATTTAGCTGAAGCCGGCATGAAGGTTGCAGTATTGACCAAAGTATTCCCAACTCGCTCGCACACTGTTGCAGCCCAAGGCGGTATTGGTGCAAGTCTCGGTAACATGAGCAACGATAACTGGCATTTCCACTTTTATGACACCGTTAAAGGGTCAGACTGGTTGGGTGACCAAGACGCGATTGAATACATGTGCCGTGAAGCGCCAAAAGTTGTTTATGAGCTTGAGCACATGGGCATGCCGTTTGACCGCAATGAGGACGGCACGATCTATCAGCGTCCCTTTGGTGGTCATACCTCAAACTATGGCGAGAAAGCGGTACAACGTGCGTGTGCTGCTGCTGACCGTACCGGTCATGCACTATTGCATACCTTATATCAAAAAAATCTACAGCAAGGTACTGAGTTCTTTATCGAGTGGATTGCACTTGATTTGATCAAAGATGACGCTGGTAATATCAATGGCGTTATCGCGATTGAACAAGAAACAGGTACGGTTGCTGTGTTCCAATCACCAATCACGGTATTGGCAACGGGCGGTGCTGGTCGTATCTTTGCGGCATCTACCAACGCTTATATCAATACTGGCGACGGTATTGGCATGGCGGTACGTGCTGGTATTCCATTGCAAGATATGGAGTTTTGGCAGTTCCATCCAACGGGCGTTCATGGTGCCGGCGTACTATTGACCGAAGGTTGCCGCGGTGAAGGCGCAATCTTACGTAATAAAGATGGCGAAGCCTTCATGGAGCGTTATGCGCCAACGGTTAAAGACTTGGCACCACGCGATTTGGTTTCTCGTTCTATGGACCAAGAAATCAAAGAAGGTCGTGGTTGTGGGCCAAATGCTGACCATATCGTGATGGACATGACGCATCTAGGTGTTGAAACCATCATGAAGCGTCTGCCTTCAGTATTCGAGATTGGTAAAAACTTTGCTAACGTCGATATTACTAAAGAGCCGATTCCCGTTATCCCAACCATTCACTACATGATGGGCGGTATTCCAACCACGATTCATGGTCAAGTGATTGTACCGGATCTAGAGGCAGGTACTGATGAAGACGGTTTATATGCTAAAGGTAATGTGATTAAAGGTCTTTATGCGATTGGTGAATGTGCGTGCGTTAGTGTCCACGGTGCCAACCGTTTAGGTACCAACTCACTACTAGACCTATTGGTATTTGGTCGTGCGGCAGGCAAGCATATCGTTGATGAGTTCCATCATGCGGACCATAACTACAAGCCACTTGATCCTCGTGTCCTTGATTATACGGTCAGTCGTTTAGATAAGCTGCAACAGTCAACGTCAGGCTACAATGCGCAAGACGTTGCCGATGAGATTCGTGCGACCATGCAAACGCATGCTAGTGTTTTCCGTACGCAAGCAATGATGGACGAAGGCGTTGCAAAAATTCTAGCGCTAGGCGATAAGATTGATCAGATTCATTTGGCAGACAAATCACAAGTCTTTAACACGGCTCGTATCGAAGCCTTTGAAGTGGCAAACCTTTATGAGGTCGCAAAAGCCACGATGATATCTGCTGCCCAGCGTCACGAAAGTCGCGGCGCGCACAGTGTCTCTGACTATGACCGTCCAGAAGATGATGCATACGCACCAAACGGCCGTAACGATAACGATTGGATGAAGCATACCTTATGGTATTCTGAAGGCAATAAAATCATCCATAAGCCTGTTCGTAAAGTGCCATTGACGGTTGATTATATCGAACCAAAGGTTCGCGTCTACTAA